A stretch of Lentibacillus sp. JNUCC-1 DNA encodes these proteins:
- the tyrS gene encoding tyrosine--tRNA ligase has protein sequence MDILEDLEQRGLINQTTDREGLEKKLAKEEVTLYCGFDPTGDSLHIGHLVPLTMLKRFQKAGHKPIALVGGGTGMIGDPSGRSSERSLNTTEVVKGYSEKIRQQIHNILGVDDPVEENPVVVRNNHDWLSQMTVIDFLRDAGKHFGVNYMLGKESVSARIDQGISYTEFSYMILQSLDYLKLYEEENCTLQIGGSDQWGNITAGMELIRRSREDQAEEINVYGLTVPLITKADGTKFGKTAGGAIWLDGEKTTPYEFYQFWINTDDRDVIKFLHYFTFLTAEEIEELVWEVTNQPGKRVAQKRLAEEMTRSIHGDAALEQAQKITGALFSGELSNLTADEIKQGFKDVPASDMTKADMPLVDLLVDANISSSKRQAREDINNGAIYINGQRNQEVAYVVTEQDRIEDQFMIVRRGKKKYFMIRFI, from the coding sequence ATGGACATATTAGAGGATCTTGAACAAAGAGGCTTAATTAATCAAACAACAGACCGTGAAGGGTTGGAGAAAAAACTCGCTAAAGAAGAAGTTACATTGTATTGTGGGTTCGATCCTACAGGTGACAGTTTACATATCGGGCATTTGGTGCCTCTCACGATGCTGAAACGTTTTCAAAAAGCAGGACATAAACCAATTGCTTTGGTCGGCGGTGGCACAGGTATGATAGGAGATCCTAGCGGTCGCTCCAGCGAACGCTCGTTGAATACGACAGAGGTTGTTAAAGGCTATAGTGAAAAAATCAGGCAACAGATTCATAACATTTTAGGCGTGGATGATCCTGTCGAAGAAAACCCAGTTGTCGTGCGCAACAATCATGATTGGTTGTCTCAAATGACGGTAATTGATTTCCTGCGTGATGCCGGAAAACACTTTGGTGTGAATTACATGCTCGGGAAGGAATCTGTTTCAGCACGGATCGATCAGGGCATCTCATACACAGAGTTCAGTTATATGATCTTACAATCACTCGATTACCTGAAACTGTATGAAGAAGAGAATTGTACTTTACAAATCGGTGGCAGCGATCAATGGGGTAATATTACAGCAGGTATGGAACTGATTCGCAGGTCTAGAGAGGATCAAGCAGAGGAAATCAATGTATATGGTTTAACAGTCCCCCTCATAACCAAGGCAGATGGTACCAAATTTGGCAAAACTGCTGGCGGAGCCATTTGGCTTGATGGTGAAAAAACCACACCTTATGAATTTTATCAGTTTTGGATTAATACAGACGACAGGGATGTCATTAAGTTTCTGCATTACTTTACATTCCTGACAGCTGAAGAGATAGAGGAGCTTGTGTGGGAAGTCACTAATCAACCAGGCAAACGTGTGGCTCAAAAGCGGCTTGCTGAAGAAATGACTCGGAGTATCCATGGGGATGCAGCGCTTGAACAAGCCCAAAAAATTACCGGTGCCTTGTTTAGCGGGGAATTATCCAATTTGACAGCCGATGAGATCAAACAAGGTTTTAAGGATGTGCCTGCAAGTGATATGACTAAAGCGGACATGCCGTTGGTTGACTTGCTTGTAGATGCAAACATTTCATCTTCAAAACGTCAGGCGCGGGAAGATATCAATAACGGCGCCATCTACATTAATGGGCAGCGGAATCAGGAAGTTGCCTATGTTGTCACAGAACAGGATCGTATAGAAGATCAGTTTATGATCGTGAGACGCGGCAAGAAAAAATACTTTATGATTAGATTCATATAA
- the rpsD gene encoding 30S ribosomal protein S4: protein MSRFTGSVWKKSRRLGISLTGTGKEIDRRPYPPGQHGANTRRKISEYGLQLQEKQKLRFMYGLNERQFRNLFDSAGKMQGVHGENFMILLESRLDNLVYRLGLARTRKQARQLVNHGHVTVDGKRVDIPSYRVKPGQAIGLRERSQNLDTIKEAIEVNNFVPEYLTFDENNLEGTYNRYPERAELPAEINEALIVEFYSR from the coding sequence ATGTCTCGTTTTACAGGATCAGTTTGGAAAAAGTCCCGCCGTCTCGGCATATCATTAACAGGCACCGGTAAAGAAATTGATCGTCGTCCTTACCCGCCTGGTCAACATGGCGCTAACACGCGCAGAAAAATCTCGGAATACGGTCTTCAGCTTCAAGAAAAGCAAAAATTGCGTTTCATGTACGGTCTGAACGAACGTCAATTCCGCAACTTGTTTGACAGTGCAGGCAAAATGCAAGGTGTTCATGGTGAGAACTTCATGATTCTTCTTGAGTCACGTCTTGATAACCTTGTATACCGTTTAGGTCTTGCCCGTACACGTAAACAAGCTCGTCAGCTCGTTAACCATGGTCATGTAACTGTTGATGGAAAGCGTGTGGACATTCCATCATACCGTGTGAAACCTGGTCAGGCTATCGGATTGCGTGAACGTTCACAAAACCTTGACACAATCAAAGAAGCCATCGAAGTTAATAACTTTGTTCCAGAATACTTGACTTTCGACGAAAATAACCTTGAAGGAACGTACAATCGCTATCCTGAGCGTGCAGAACTTCCTGCAGAAATCAACGAAGCTCTTATCGTTGAATTCTACTCACGTTAA